From Micromonospora echinospora, one genomic window encodes:
- a CDS encoding cobalamin B12-binding domain-containing protein, producing MSSRIRVVVAKPGLDGHDRGAKVVARALRDAGMEVIYTGLHQTPEQIVETALQEDADAVGLSVLSGAHMTLFRRVLELLGERDARDVVVFGGGIIPEADIPELEKLGVAKIFTPGATTQAIVEWVRGNVAQPVG from the coding sequence ATGAGCTCTCGAATTCGGGTCGTCGTCGCCAAGCCGGGGCTGGACGGGCACGACCGGGGCGCCAAGGTGGTCGCACGGGCCCTGCGCGACGCCGGCATGGAGGTCATCTACACCGGACTGCACCAGACGCCGGAGCAGATCGTGGAGACGGCGCTCCAGGAGGACGCCGACGCGGTCGGGCTCTCCGTCCTCTCCGGCGCGCACATGACCCTCTTCCGCCGGGTGTTGGAACTGCTCGGCGAGCGGGACGCCCGGGACGTCGTCGTCTTCGGCGGGGGGATCATCCCCGAGGCCGACATCCCCGAGCTGGAGAAGCTCGGCGTGGCCAAGATCTTCACTCCGGGAGCCACGACCCAGGCGATCGTCGAGTGGGTCCGGGGCAACGTCGCCCAGCCGGTCGGCTGA